From one Bacteroides fragilis NCTC 9343 genomic stretch:
- a CDS encoding TonB-dependent receptor, with protein sequence MRIGFFSGMLGGLCLISTLHAQEPDSLKAVSLSEVVVTESYQHLKNKNSTWHMEVVGKEFLREHFTGNLIQTLGTLPGVHSMDIGSGFSKPMIRGMGFNRISVVENGIKQEGQQWGADHGLELDAFNAGQVSIRKGPASLLYGSDAMGGAIELVPLPLPAGNRLFGEASLLGKSVNGTLGGSLMLGIKKDAWYTWARYSEQHFGDYRIPTDTIVYLTQRMPVYHRRLKNTAGFERDVSWAAGFRKERYVSSYWVSNVFQKTGFFPGAHGIPDVSRLQDDGDSRNIELPYSQVNHLKVSTRQSLLYDKWALTWDIGFQKNHREEWSRFHTHYDAQPVPDKDPDKELAFTLNTYSSAVKLKLFASAVWQHTAGWDVQYQRNTIAGYSFLLPAYRRFTTGAFWMTTYRPGPTLSFSGGLRYDYGKIDASAYTDPYLAIYLREQGYGDEFIRKYEWRSYPVRRHFGDYSGSLGLVWSPSGGHLLQVNVGHSFRLPGANELASNGVHHGTFRHEQGDAALASERGWQFDVSYTYENGPLSVSLSPFVSWFSNYIFLRPTGEWSILPHAGQIYRYTGAEALFAGGEAAVGIDFLRHFNYRVSGEYVYTYNCDEHIPLSFSPPASLRNTLTWRYKEFSIYGEVQHIAAQHRVARNEDPTPGAQLLNAGVSANLRIGDIWVEVTLSARNLSGAKYFNHLSFYRKVEIPEPGRNFQILIKVPFKSLLK encoded by the coding sequence ATGCGTATCGGATTTTTTTCGGGTATGCTGGGAGGGTTATGTTTAATCTCTACCTTGCATGCTCAAGAGCCCGATTCACTGAAAGCCGTGTCCTTATCTGAAGTGGTGGTGACGGAGAGTTATCAGCATCTGAAGAATAAGAACTCCACATGGCATATGGAGGTGGTAGGGAAAGAGTTTCTGCGTGAACACTTCACAGGGAACTTGATACAAACTCTTGGAACACTTCCGGGAGTACATTCCATGGATATCGGTTCGGGCTTTTCTAAACCTATGATTCGCGGAATGGGATTCAACCGGATTTCGGTTGTAGAAAATGGGATTAAGCAGGAGGGACAACAATGGGGAGCCGATCATGGACTCGAGCTGGATGCATTTAATGCCGGTCAGGTAAGTATTCGCAAAGGTCCTGCTTCCTTATTGTATGGTAGTGATGCAATGGGAGGGGCTATTGAACTTGTTCCATTACCATTGCCTGCGGGTAACCGGTTATTCGGTGAAGCGAGCTTGTTGGGGAAATCCGTCAACGGTACATTGGGAGGTTCACTGATGCTTGGGATCAAAAAAGATGCCTGGTATACCTGGGCAAGGTATTCGGAACAACACTTTGGGGATTATCGTATTCCGACGGATACTATTGTCTACCTCACCCAACGTATGCCTGTTTATCACCGAAGGCTTAAAAATACAGCCGGTTTTGAGAGAGATGTCAGTTGGGCTGCCGGATTTAGAAAAGAACGGTATGTCTCTTCTTATTGGGTGAGTAATGTTTTTCAGAAAACAGGGTTCTTTCCCGGTGCACATGGCATTCCCGATGTGTCGCGTTTGCAGGATGACGGGGACAGCCGTAACATAGAACTTCCGTACAGCCAGGTGAATCACTTGAAAGTTTCTACCCGGCAGAGCCTTTTGTACGATAAATGGGCGCTGACGTGGGATATTGGCTTTCAGAAGAATCATCGCGAGGAGTGGAGCCGGTTTCATACTCATTATGATGCTCAGCCTGTACCGGACAAAGATCCGGATAAGGAACTGGCTTTTACGTTGAACACTTATAGTTCTGCTGTTAAGCTGAAGTTGTTTGCTTCTGCCGTATGGCAACACACGGCAGGATGGGATGTACAATATCAGAGGAATACGATTGCCGGTTATTCATTTCTTTTGCCTGCTTACCGGAGATTTACCACAGGGGCTTTCTGGATGACCACTTATCGTCCGGGACCCACTCTGTCCTTCAGTGGAGGACTTCGCTATGATTACGGAAAGATAGATGCATCCGCTTATACCGATCCTTACTTGGCAATATATCTGCGGGAGCAGGGTTATGGTGATGAATTTATCCGGAAGTATGAATGGCGTAGTTACCCCGTTCGTCGCCATTTTGGCGATTATTCCGGTTCACTGGGGTTGGTATGGAGTCCTTCCGGAGGTCATCTTCTTCAGGTAAATGTCGGCCATAGCTTCCGGTTGCCGGGAGCCAATGAATTGGCATCGAACGGAGTTCATCACGGCACTTTCCGGCATGAACAGGGAGATGCAGCGCTTGCTTCCGAACGCGGTTGGCAGTTTGATGTTTCATATACCTATGAAAATGGGCCGTTGTCGGTAAGTTTGTCACCATTTGTCAGCTGGTTCAGCAATTATATTTTTCTTCGGCCTACCGGAGAATGGTCGATACTGCCCCATGCCGGACAGATTTACCGGTACACCGGTGCGGAAGCCCTGTTTGCGGGCGGTGAGGCTGCAGTGGGCATTGACTTCCTCCGACACTTTAACTATCGTGTCAGTGGAGAATATGTCTATACTTATAATTGCGATGAACATATTCCTCTAAGTTTCTCGCCTCCTGCTTCACTCCGCAATACACTGACGTGGCGATATAAAGAGTTCAGCATTTATGGTGAGGTACAGCATATTGCCGCACAACACCGGGTGGCACGAAATGAAGATCCCACTCCCGGAGCGCAGCTGTTGAATGCCGGAGTATCTGCCAACCTCCGGATAGGGGATATATGGGTCGAGGTGACTTTATCAGCCCGGAATTTATCCGGTGCCAAATACTTTAATCATCTTAGTTTTTACCGGAAAGTAGAAATCCCCGAACCGGGACGGAACTTTCAGATTTTAATTAAAGTACCATTTAAAAGTTTATTAAAATGA
- a CDS encoding DUF4625 domain-containing protein, giving the protein MKTKNYLSIISILFFSFLFVSCSKEDEGDTIKPVIDLLEPEEGAILRIGSSHGVHFEMNLHDNEAIASYKINIHNNFDGHSHTRASEAGITKPFTFERTYTDKAGQKDAYVHNHDIKIPADATPGNYHLMVYCLDQSGNETYVVRNIVLSVEGGEEGEHHHDEHHHD; this is encoded by the coding sequence ATGAAAACAAAAAATTATTTGTCAATAATCAGTATCTTATTTTTTTCTTTTCTGTTCGTGTCATGCTCTAAAGAAGACGAAGGTGATACGATAAAACCCGTCATTGATCTGCTGGAACCTGAAGAAGGCGCTATATTAAGGATCGGAAGTTCTCATGGAGTACATTTTGAGATGAATCTTCACGATAATGAAGCGATTGCTTCCTATAAGATTAATATTCACAACAACTTTGACGGTCATTCGCATACCAGGGCATCGGAAGCAGGAATAACCAAGCCTTTTACATTTGAAAGGACCTATACGGATAAGGCCGGACAGAAAGATGCATACGTACATAACCATGATATTAAAATACCGGCTGACGCCACTCCGGGAAACTATCACCTGATGGTTTACTGTTTAGATCAGTCGGGCAATGAAACTTATGTAGTACGTAATATTGTGTTAAGCGTGGAAGGAGGTGAAGAGGGAGAACATCACCATGATGAACATCACCATGATTAA
- a CDS encoding 1-acyl-sn-glycerol-3-phosphate acyltransferase — MADDSLFLIDIDKILQTKAPKHYKYIPKFVVSYLKRIVHQEELNVFLRDSKDKVGVDFLGACLEFLDAKLEVKGLENIPKDGLYTFVSNHPLGGQDGVSLGYILGRHFDGKVKYLVNDLLMNLHGLAPLCIPINKTGKQAKDFPKMVEAGFKSDDQLIMFPAGLCSRRQNGVIRDLDWKKTFIVKSVQFQRGVIPVHFEGRNSDFFYNLANLCKALGIKFNIAMLYLADEMLKNRHKTFTVTFGKPIPWQTFDKSKTPAEWAQYVKDIVYKL; from the coding sequence ATGGCTGACGACTCTTTATTTTTAATAGATATTGATAAGATACTTCAGACGAAAGCTCCGAAGCACTACAAGTACATACCAAAGTTTGTCGTCTCCTATCTGAAGAGAATTGTACATCAGGAAGAATTAAATGTTTTTCTGCGCGATTCGAAAGATAAAGTGGGAGTCGATTTTCTGGGGGCTTGTCTTGAGTTTCTGGATGCAAAGTTGGAGGTGAAAGGTCTGGAAAATATTCCGAAAGACGGTTTATATACGTTCGTGTCCAATCATCCGCTGGGAGGACAGGACGGTGTTTCTCTCGGATATATTTTGGGACGTCATTTCGATGGGAAGGTGAAGTATCTGGTGAATGATTTGCTGATGAACCTTCATGGCTTGGCACCGTTGTGCATTCCTATTAATAAAACAGGCAAACAGGCAAAAGATTTTCCTAAGATGGTAGAAGCCGGATTCAAGTCGGACGATCAACTGATAATGTTTCCCGCTGGACTTTGTTCCCGGCGGCAGAACGGAGTGATTCGCGATCTTGACTGGAAGAAAACATTTATCGTAAAAAGTGTTCAGTTTCAGCGCGGTGTGATTCCTGTCCATTTTGAAGGGCGTAACTCTGATTTCTTTTATAATTTGGCTAATTTATGCAAGGCACTGGGGATTAAGTTTAATATTGCTATGCTTTACCTGGCGGACGAGATGCTGAAAAATCGCCATAAAACATTCACCGTCACTTTCGGAAAACCCATTCCGTGGCAAACATTCGATAAGTCGAAAACTCCGGCAGAGTGGGCACAATATGTGAAAGATATCGTGTATAAACTGTAA
- a CDS encoding GNAT family N-acetyltransferase translates to MEEVIEPVSKELIIAELTEDKRLRMTNKSNNQIYIITYQDSPNIMREIGRLREIAFRAAGGGTGLSMDIDEYDTMENPYKQLIVWNPEAEEILGGYRYILGTDVRFDEHGAPVLATSHMFNFSDRFVKEFLPTTIELGRSFVTLEYQSTRAGSKGLFALDNLWDGLGALTVVMPNVKYFFGKVTMYPSYHRQGRDMILYFLKKHFGDKDGLITPMKPLEMETDEAELARIFCKDSFKDDYRILNGEIRKLGFNIPPLVNAYMSLSPTMRMFGTAINYGFGDVEETGILIAVDEILEEKRMRHIESFVKNDPEDCQITSGVNKVFTPKVVTPQEDCSR, encoded by the coding sequence ATGGAAGAAGTTATTGAACCGGTAAGCAAGGAGCTGATTATAGCTGAGTTGACTGAAGACAAGCGATTGCGTATGACCAATAAGAGTAATAATCAGATATACATTATTACTTATCAGGACTCTCCTAATATTATGCGGGAGATCGGGCGTCTGCGTGAGATTGCCTTTCGGGCTGCAGGAGGCGGTACGGGGCTGTCAATGGATATCGATGAGTATGATACGATGGAGAATCCGTATAAACAATTGATTGTATGGAATCCTGAGGCAGAAGAAATTTTAGGAGGCTATCGGTATATTCTGGGGACGGATGTGCGTTTTGACGAGCATGGTGCTCCGGTTCTTGCTACTTCGCACATGTTCAATTTTTCGGATAGATTTGTGAAGGAATTCCTGCCTACCACTATTGAACTCGGGCGTTCGTTCGTTACATTGGAATATCAGTCAACCCGTGCCGGGAGCAAGGGGCTATTTGCTTTGGATAATCTGTGGGACGGATTGGGGGCATTGACGGTTGTGATGCCAAATGTAAAATATTTCTTTGGTAAAGTAACGATGTATCCCAGTTACCACCGTCAGGGAAGAGACATGATCCTTTACTTCCTGAAGAAGCATTTTGGAGATAAAGACGGACTTATCACTCCGATGAAACCGCTGGAAATGGAGACGGATGAGGCTGAACTGGCAAGGATTTTCTGCAAAGATTCATTTAAGGATGACTACCGGATACTTAACGGTGAGATCCGTAAACTCGGTTTTAATATTCCACCGTTAGTGAATGCTTATATGAGTCTCAGTCCGACCATGCGTATGTTTGGTACGGCTATCAATTACGGTTTTGGAGATGTAGAAGAGACCGGTATCCTGATTGCCGTTGACGAAATCCTTGAAGAGAAACGGATGCGTCATATCGAATCGTTCGTGAAAAACGATCCGGAAGATTGCCAGATAACTTCCGGGGTGAATAAGGTTTTCACACCGAAAGTCGTTACACCGCAGGAAGACTGTTCCCGTTGA
- a CDS encoding deoxyguanosinetriphosphate triphosphohydrolase has product MMDWKRLISAKRFGMEEFHEERQENRSEFQRDYDRLVFSAPFRRLQNKTQVFPLPGSIFVHNRLTHSLEVSCVGRSLGNDVSKAILARQPELQDSFLPEIGSIVSAACLAHDLGNPPFGHSGEKAISTFFSEGKGAQLQEKLSPMEWNDLTHFEGNANAFRLLTHQFEGRRKGGFVLTYSTLASIVKYPFSSSLAGNKSKFGFFTTEEEGFRRIATELGLIQLSDRPLKYARHPLVYLVEAADDICYQMMDIEDAHKLKILTTEETKELLLAYFADERQTHIRKTFDIVKDTNEQIAYLRSSVIGLLIKECTQVFLNNETEILSGTFEGALIKHISERPGKAYKHCSEVSFSKIYRSRDVLDIELAGFRVINTLLELMIDAVTSPEKAYSQLLINRVSGQYNIKAPALYERVQAVLDYISGMTDVFALDLYRKINGNSLPAV; this is encoded by the coding sequence ATGATGGACTGGAAAAGATTGATTTCAGCTAAGCGTTTCGGCATGGAAGAGTTTCACGAAGAGCGTCAGGAAAACCGTTCGGAGTTTCAGCGGGACTATGACCGTCTTGTCTTCTCCGCCCCTTTCAGAAGGCTTCAGAATAAAACCCAGGTTTTTCCCCTTCCGGGCAGTATTTTTGTTCACAACCGACTGACACATAGCCTTGAAGTATCTTGTGTAGGACGTTCGTTAGGCAACGATGTATCGAAAGCGATCCTCGCCCGACAGCCCGAACTGCAAGACTCTTTCCTGCCCGAGATCGGTTCCATCGTCTCTGCCGCCTGTCTAGCGCACGACCTGGGTAACCCTCCTTTCGGTCACTCCGGTGAAAAGGCCATTTCTACCTTCTTTTCAGAAGGAAAAGGAGCTCAGCTCCAAGAGAAGCTCTCACCGATGGAATGGAATGATTTGACACATTTTGAGGGGAACGCAAATGCATTCCGATTGTTGACACACCAATTCGAAGGACGTCGGAAAGGTGGATTTGTCCTGACTTATTCAACCTTGGCCTCTATCGTAAAATATCCTTTTTCATCAAGCCTCGCAGGAAATAAGTCCAAATTCGGATTCTTCACCACCGAAGAAGAGGGATTTCGCCGTATCGCAACGGAACTGGGTCTTATTCAGCTCAGCGACCGTCCTTTAAAATACGCACGCCACCCGTTGGTCTATCTGGTAGAAGCTGCCGATGACATCTGTTACCAGATGATGGATATCGAGGATGCCCATAAATTGAAAATCCTCACTACAGAAGAAACCAAAGAACTGTTGTTAGCTTATTTCGCAGATGAACGCCAGACACATATCCGAAAAACGTTCGATATTGTCAAAGACACGAACGAACAGATCGCTTACCTCCGCTCATCAGTTATCGGGTTGTTGATAAAGGAGTGCACTCAGGTATTTTTAAATAACGAAACCGAAATACTTTCAGGAACTTTTGAAGGGGCTCTGATCAAGCATATATCAGAACGTCCGGGAAAAGCATACAAGCATTGTTCGGAGGTATCTTTCAGCAAGATTTACCGTTCACGGGATGTATTGGACATTGAGCTGGCGGGGTTCAGGGTTATCAATACACTCCTTGAATTGATGATCGATGCCGTCACTTCGCCGGAGAAGGCTTACTCACAGCTGCTCATTAACCGCGTATCGGGACAATATAATATAAAAGCGCCTGCACTCTACGAGAGAGTACAGGCGGTGCTCGATTATATTTCGGGCATGACCGATGTCTTTGCCCTGGATCTTTATCGCAAAATCAACGGGAACAGTCTTCCTGCGGTGTAA
- the dut gene encoding dUTP diphosphatase: MNIQVINKSKHPLPAYATELSAGMDIRANISEPISLAPMQRCLVPTGLFIALPQGFEAQIRPRSGLALKKGITVLNSPGTIDADYRGEICIILVNLSAETFVIEDGERIAQMVIARHEQAVWKEVEVLDETERGAGGFGHTGRG; encoded by the coding sequence ATGAACATACAAGTAATCAATAAATCGAAGCACCCGCTTCCCGCATACGCGACCGAACTTTCTGCAGGAATGGATATCCGCGCTAATATTTCCGAACCTATCTCTTTGGCTCCCATGCAACGATGCCTGGTTCCTACAGGACTGTTCATAGCTCTGCCACAGGGATTTGAGGCGCAAATTCGTCCTCGGAGCGGACTGGCTTTGAAGAAAGGGATTACTGTGCTGAATTCTCCCGGTACCATCGATGCAGATTACCGTGGTGAGATTTGCATCATCCTGGTAAATCTTTCGGCTGAGACGTTTGTCATAGAAGATGGGGAGCGTATTGCACAGATGGTCATTGCGCGCCACGAACAAGCTGTATGGAAAGAAGTTGAGGTACTGGACGAAACGGAACGTGGCGCGGGTGGTTTCGGACATACCGGAAGAGGATAG
- a CDS encoding tetratricopeptide repeat protein: MKINKLLFGMLLLLLASCGSSRKVEKQSEQVAVQEINLTPEQQRKYDYFFLEASRLKVKKEYTAAFDLLQHCLAINPTGSAALYEIAQYYLFLKQAPQGQEALEKAVAYAPDNYWYSQALAGLYQQQDQKEKAIGILEKMATRFPAKQDPLFNLLDLYNQKEDYGKVISTLNRIEEKTGKNEQITMEKFRIYLQMKDDKKAFEEIESLVNEYPMDYRYQVILGDVYMQNGKKQEAYDTYKKVLAAEPDNPMALFSLASYYEQTGQKELFEQQMDTLLLNRKVPSDTKVNVMRQFIVQSEQEGKDSTQVIGLFDRMMQMDMDDVQIPMLYAQYLLSKGMEAQSIPVLEQVVQIDPTNKAARMTLLGSAIRKNDYEQVIKICEPGIEATPDALEFYFYLVIAYNQAEHWDDVLEVSRKALEHVTPESDKQMVSDFYTIIGDVYHTKKLMKEAYAAYDSALVYNPSNIGALNNYAYYLSVERRDLDKAEEMSYKTVKAAPNNATYLDTYAWILFEKGNYAEARIYIDDAIKNTKPEEESSVVFEHCGDIYFMTGDVEGALKYWKKALELGTESKTLKQKIEKKKYIAE; encoded by the coding sequence ATGAAAATAAATAAATTGCTTTTCGGAATGCTGCTGCTTCTGTTGGCTTCCTGCGGTTCATCCCGCAAGGTGGAGAAACAATCGGAGCAAGTTGCCGTTCAGGAAATAAATCTCACTCCGGAGCAGCAACGTAAATATGACTATTTCTTTCTTGAAGCATCGCGCCTGAAAGTGAAAAAGGAGTATACGGCTGCTTTCGACCTGTTGCAGCATTGCCTGGCCATCAATCCGACCGGTTCGGCAGCTCTATACGAGATTGCCCAGTATTATCTTTTCCTTAAACAAGCGCCGCAAGGACAAGAGGCATTGGAGAAAGCAGTCGCTTATGCCCCTGATAATTATTGGTATAGTCAGGCATTGGCCGGTCTGTACCAACAGCAGGATCAGAAAGAAAAAGCGATAGGAATACTCGAAAAGATGGCAACGCGTTTTCCCGCTAAACAAGATCCGTTGTTCAACCTGCTCGATTTATATAATCAGAAGGAAGACTATGGTAAAGTTATTTCTACCCTGAACCGTATAGAGGAAAAAACGGGAAAGAATGAGCAGATCACCATGGAGAAGTTTCGTATCTATCTGCAAATGAAGGACGACAAAAAGGCTTTTGAAGAAATAGAGAGCTTGGTCAATGAGTATCCGATGGACTACCGCTATCAGGTGATTCTGGGAGATGTCTATATGCAGAATGGCAAGAAGCAGGAAGCTTATGATACTTATAAGAAAGTACTTGCCGCAGAACCGGACAATCCGATGGCATTGTTTTCATTGGCTTCGTATTACGAGCAGACCGGACAGAAAGAACTGTTTGAACAACAGATGGATACTTTGCTACTGAACCGGAAAGTTCCTTCGGATACAAAGGTGAATGTGATGAGGCAGTTTATCGTCCAGAGCGAACAGGAGGGAAAAGACAGTACACAGGTTATCGGACTCTTTGACCGGATGATGCAGATGGATATGGATGATGTGCAAATTCCGATGCTTTATGCACAGTATCTGCTATCCAAAGGAATGGAGGCACAGTCTATTCCGGTATTGGAGCAAGTAGTACAGATAGATCCTACCAATAAAGCAGCACGCATGACTTTATTAGGTTCCGCCATCCGGAAGAATGATTATGAGCAGGTGATTAAGATCTGTGAGCCGGGGATTGAGGCAACTCCGGATGCCTTGGAGTTTTATTTTTATCTGGTTATTGCATATAATCAGGCCGAACATTGGGACGATGTACTGGAAGTCAGCCGGAAAGCACTAGAACATGTCACTCCGGAGAGTGACAAGCAAATGGTCTCCGATTTCTATACAATTATAGGTGATGTATATCATACCAAGAAGTTGATGAAGGAGGCATATGCAGCGTATGATTCAGCTTTGGTTTACAACCCGTCCAATATAGGTGCACTAAATAATTATGCTTATTATTTATCGGTAGAGCGCAGAGATCTCGATAAGGCAGAGGAGATGAGCTATAAAACCGTAAAAGCCGCACCGAACAATGCTACTTATCTGGATACTTATGCCTGGATTCTTTTTGAGAAGGGAAACTATGCTGAGGCCCGTATCTATATTGACGATGCCATCAAGAATACCAAACCGGAAGAAGAGAGCAGCGTGGTGTTTGAACATTGCGGGGATATCTATTTTATGACCGGTGACGTAGAAGGTGCTTTGAAATATTGGAAGAAAGCACTGGAACTGGGCACTGAATCGAAAACACTTAAACAGAAAATAGAAAAAAAGAAATACATTGCAGAATGA
- a CDS encoding DUF4292 domain-containing protein, protein MKGSKLKQTVIKQSYLLPLLLMVVLLAGCKTSKVVKTTPVEPAYLSSKLQLTVPNKNGSMTVSGSMKMKSGERIQLSVLMPVFRSEVMRMEVTPDEVLLIDRMNKRYVRATRDELKGILPENADFDRLEKLLFKASLPGEKKELTGRELGIPSLEKAKVRLSDFSTAEFELIPTEVSSRYTQVALEDLLKMLMKL, encoded by the coding sequence ATGAAAGGAAGTAAGTTGAAACAAACTGTCATTAAACAGTCTTACCTGCTGCCTTTGCTACTTATGGTAGTTCTGCTTGCAGGTTGTAAAACATCAAAGGTGGTCAAGACTACACCGGTAGAACCGGCTTATCTGTCATCTAAACTGCAACTGACAGTGCCCAACAAAAACGGCAGTATGACCGTAAGCGGCAGCATGAAGATGAAAAGCGGTGAACGGATCCAGTTATCTGTCCTGATGCCGGTATTCCGCTCGGAAGTAATGCGTATGGAAGTTACCCCGGATGAGGTGTTACTGATTGACCGTATGAATAAACGTTATGTGCGGGCAACCCGTGATGAGCTAAAGGGAATACTGCCCGAGAATGCTGATTTTGACCGGTTGGAGAAACTTTTGTTCAAAGCTTCACTTCCGGGTGAGAAAAAGGAGCTCACAGGACGTGAATTGGGAATTCCATCTCTGGAAAAGGCAAAGGTGAGACTATCTGATTTCTCGACTGCCGAATTCGAATTAATACCTACTGAGGTATCGTCCAGATACACTCAAGTAGCATTGGAGGATCTGCTAAAAATGCTGATGAAACTATGA
- a CDS encoding murein hydrolase activator EnvC family protein: MNRFLLILISCLCLTTTISAQSNKLIKELESKRGALQQQIAETESLLKNTKKDVGSQLNGLAVLTGQIEERKRYIIAINNDVEAVGREIAGLERQLRGLQRDLKDKKKKYESSVQYLYKNKSVEEKLMFIFSAKSLGQTYRRLRYVREYATYQRLQGEEILKKQEQVNRKKKELQQVKVAKENLLREREGEKAKLEAQEKEKREIVAGLQKKQKGLQSEISKKRREANQLNAKIDKLIAEEIERARKRAEEEARREEAARRKAAAKESKSSSTGGGTVPAKKKAEPLERFTMSKADRELSGNFVSNRGKLPMPITGPYIITSHYGQYAVEGLRNVKLDNKGIDIQGKPGAQARAIFDGKVAAVFQLNGLFNVLIRHGDYISVYCNLSSASVKSGDTVTTRQAIGPIFSDGSDNGRTVLHFQLRRERDKLNPEPWLNR, encoded by the coding sequence ATGAATCGCTTTCTTTTGATTCTGATAAGCTGTCTTTGTCTGACAACTACGATTTCAGCTCAGTCCAATAAACTGATCAAAGAGCTGGAAAGTAAACGTGGTGCCCTGCAACAACAGATTGCGGAGACTGAGTCATTGCTGAAGAACACAAAGAAAGATGTGGGTAGCCAGTTGAACGGACTTGCTGTCCTTACCGGACAAATAGAGGAGAGAAAGCGCTATATCATTGCCATAAACAATGATGTGGAGGCTGTAGGCCGAGAGATTGCCGGATTAGAGCGGCAGCTCAGGGGACTCCAGCGGGATCTGAAGGATAAGAAGAAGAAGTATGAATCTTCCGTACAGTATTTGTATAAGAATAAGTCGGTTGAGGAGAAGTTGATGTTTATCTTTTCTGCTAAAAGTCTCGGGCAGACCTATCGTCGCCTTCGTTATGTGAGGGAGTATGCCACTTATCAGCGTTTGCAGGGGGAGGAGATCCTGAAGAAGCAAGAACAGGTGAATCGTAAAAAGAAAGAGCTTCAGCAGGTGAAGGTTGCTAAAGAAAATCTGTTGCGCGAACGGGAAGGTGAAAAGGCTAAACTGGAAGCACAGGAAAAAGAAAAACGTGAGATCGTTGCCGGTTTGCAAAAGAAACAGAAAGGATTGCAAAGTGAGATTAGTAAGAAACGGCGTGAGGCCAACCAACTAAATGCAAAAATTGATAAGCTGATTGCCGAAGAGATAGAACGTGCACGTAAGCGTGCTGAAGAGGAAGCTCGCCGGGAAGAGGCGGCCCGTCGGAAAGCAGCTGCCAAAGAAAGTAAATCGTCTTCGACGGGAGGCGGTACGGTTCCAGCAAAGAAGAAAGCAGAACCTTTGGAACGTTTCACCATGAGCAAGGCCGACCGTGAACTCTCGGGTAATTTTGTAAGTAACAGAGGTAAATTGCCGATGCCTATTACGGGACCCTACATTATTACCAGCCATTACGGACAATATGCTGTGGAAGGATTACGTAACGTAAAACTTGATAATAAAGGAATTGATATACAAGGGAAACCGGGTGCACAGGCCCGTGCTATTTTTGATGGAAAAGTGGCTGCCGTGTTCCAATTGAACGGACTTTTCAATGTACTGATACGCCATGGTGATTATATCTCGGTATATTGTAATCTTTCATCCGCTTCCGTGAAATCCGGTGATACGGTGACGACCCGGCAGGCTATCGGTCCGATTTTCTCGGATGGTAGTGACAATGGACGGACTGTTCTTCATTTCCAGTTGCGCAGGGAGAGGGACAAACTGAATCCGGAGCCATGGCTGAACCGATAA